One window from the genome of Microcoleus sp. FACHB-68 encodes:
- a CDS encoding GAF domain-containing protein, with product MNFTDNTELLQERLDREILLYRITHRIRESLDLQEVLTATVAEVRAFLNTDRVKIYRFHRDESGEVIAESIYNNRLPSLLGLNFPADDIPPNARELFRTARVRSIVNVGQQQIGLSPLDCIETGKFLEAENIRYQSLDPCHAAYLTAMGVQSSVVVPIVDGDRLWGLLVSHHSETLEISEQQLQVLQQIADQVSIAITHSILLSQAREKQAREATINQISALLHAQPSIQLEAALEAAVAAFQGAGGRIYITPEYASQSNTSFACTAKLFTCGEQPALSKLGNNGLLEEHPLWQQWIRAGFKPTHPQASGQSNPNIWALSDLYKESQFRVLTPAFQPTAIRGLLVVPLYYRQQFLGILSIFRNEIDTERLWAGCFDTNQKQMLPRHSFEVWRELKKGQSQEWTAEEIELAQGLGVHFAMAIQQYLLYQEVRALNANLERQVLERTAQLQQSLDYTKVVQQVTEQIRSTLDLETILQTIVREVRNLLNADRVVIYQLNSNGSGEVTVEEVRGNWRSVLGIQAASECIPDDCARLYLKGKTRAINNVELEEISSCHREFLESLQIQANLIVPIHIDSKLWGLLIAHQCQEPRNWQPAEVELLQHLAIQAALAIQQAELYQQSLLSAISANAQAQQLAVALEEVQQMQTQLVQSEKMSSLGQLVAGVAHEINNPVNFITGNLLHTTQYTRDLLELLETYQQHYPNPNVEILDLMEQVELDFILEDLPKMLSSMQLGADRIRQIVLSLRNFSRIDQSEMKPVDIHEGIDSTLLILHHRVKARSDRPAIQIIKEYAPLPLVECYAGQLNQVFMNVLSNAIDALDEYDKLRSQAEMEATPNQITISTFLKSGDMGEGGGETQGSASNSQFVAICIADNGPGMPESVRDRIFDPFFTTKDAGKGTGIGLSISRQIVVEKHGGVFRCTSQSGQGTQFWIEIPVLHTPMLSQQKVESVF from the coding sequence ATGAATTTCACAGATAATACAGAATTACTTCAAGAGCGTCTAGATCGGGAAATTTTACTTTACCGAATCACCCACCGAATACGCGAGTCTTTAGATTTACAAGAAGTTTTAACGGCAACCGTCGCCGAAGTGCGAGCATTTTTAAATACAGATCGGGTGAAAATCTATCGCTTTCATAGAGATGAGAGTGGAGAAGTTATTGCCGAATCAATTTATAACAATCGCTTGCCATCCCTATTAGGGCTGAATTTTCCAGCCGATGACATTCCCCCTAACGCTCGCGAGTTGTTTCGCACGGCGCGTGTGCGCTCAATTGTGAATGTCGGGCAGCAGCAGATCGGTTTAAGCCCGTTGGATTGCATCGAAACCGGCAAATTCTTGGAAGCTGAAAATATCCGTTATCAATCGCTCGATCCTTGTCATGCCGCCTATCTAACGGCAATGGGCGTGCAGTCGTCTGTTGTGGTGCCGATCGTGGATGGTGATAGGCTTTGGGGATTGCTCGTCTCCCATCACTCGGAAACTTTAGAGATTTCTGAGCAACAGTTACAGGTGCTTCAGCAAATTGCCGATCAAGTCTCAATCGCCATCACGCATTCAATTCTGCTCAGTCAAGCTCGCGAAAAGCAAGCACGAGAAGCGACGATTAACCAAATTTCCGCCCTTCTCCACGCTCAGCCGAGCATTCAACTAGAAGCCGCGTTAGAAGCAGCCGTCGCTGCCTTTCAAGGAGCCGGTGGCAGGATTTACATCACGCCAGAGTACGCATCACAAAGTAATACATCTTTTGCTTGTACGGCTAAACTGTTTACCTGCGGCGAGCAACCGGCGCTTTCAAAGCTAGGAAACAATGGGCTGCTTGAAGAACATCCCCTGTGGCAGCAATGGATTAGAGCCGGTTTTAAACCCACTCATCCACAAGCATCTGGGCAAAGTAATCCCAACATTTGGGCACTTTCGGATCTCTATAAAGAATCACAGTTCCGTGTTTTAACGCCGGCATTTCAGCCCACTGCAATTCGGGGGTTGCTAGTCGTCCCCCTATATTACCGACAGCAGTTTTTGGGAATTTTGAGTATTTTTCGCAATGAAATTGATACAGAACGGTTGTGGGCGGGATGCTTTGATACTAACCAGAAACAAATGCTTCCCAGACACTCTTTTGAAGTCTGGCGAGAGTTGAAAAAAGGTCAGTCTCAAGAGTGGACGGCTGAAGAAATTGAACTGGCTCAAGGGTTAGGTGTTCATTTTGCAATGGCAATTCAGCAGTATCTTTTATACCAAGAAGTGCGGGCTTTAAATGCTAACCTGGAGCGTCAAGTTTTAGAGCGTACGGCCCAACTCCAGCAGTCTTTAGACTATACGAAAGTTGTCCAACAAGTGACCGAGCAAATCCGCAGCACACTGGATTTAGAAACTATTCTCCAAACCATTGTGCGAGAAGTGCGAAATCTATTAAATGCAGATCGGGTGGTAATTTACCAGCTAAATTCCAATGGCAGTGGGGAAGTGACTGTTGAAGAAGTCAGGGGCAATTGGCGTTCGGTTTTAGGCATCCAAGCTGCGAGTGAGTGCATTCCCGATGATTGTGCCAGACTCTACCTGAAGGGAAAGACGCGGGCAATTAATAATGTCGAGTTAGAAGAGATTAGTTCCTGTCACCGGGAGTTTTTAGAGAGTCTTCAAATTCAAGCGAATTTGATTGTCCCGATTCATATAGATTCAAAGTTGTGGGGATTACTGATTGCTCACCAGTGTCAGGAACCGCGTAATTGGCAGCCGGCAGAAGTGGAGTTGCTGCAACATTTAGCAATTCAAGCGGCATTGGCAATTCAGCAAGCGGAACTGTACCAACAAAGTCTGCTATCAGCCATTTCTGCAAATGCTCAAGCTCAACAGTTGGCTGTGGCGCTTGAAGAAGTTCAGCAAATGCAAACCCAACTCGTTCAAAGTGAGAAAATGTCTTCTTTGGGTCAGTTAGTTGCCGGCGTGGCGCACGAAATTAACAATCCGGTTAACTTCATCACCGGCAACCTGCTTCACACCACACAATACACGCGAGATTTGCTGGAGTTGTTAGAGACTTATCAGCAACATTACCCAAACCCAAATGTAGAAATTCTCGATTTGATGGAACAGGTGGAACTAGATTTTATCCTTGAGGATCTGCCTAAAATGTTGTCCTCAATGCAACTGGGGGCCGATCGCATCCGCCAGATTGTCTTGTCTTTACGCAATTTTTCCCGAATCGATCAGTCAGAAATGAAGCCGGTGGATATTCATGAAGGCATTGACAGCACTCTGTTAATTCTGCACCACCGTGTCAAAGCTCGTTCAGACCGGCCAGCGATTCAAATCATCAAGGAGTATGCGCCATTGCCGCTTGTAGAGTGCTATGCCGGCCAGTTAAATCAAGTATTTATGAACGTCCTTAGCAATGCGATTGACGCTTTAGATGAGTATGACAAGCTTCGATCTCAAGCGGAAATGGAAGCGACTCCTAATCAAATTACGATTTCTACTTTTCTCAAGAGTGGGGACATGGGAGAAGGAGGTGGAGAAACGCAAGGATCAGCCTCTAATTCTCAATTTGTGGCAATCTGCATTGCTGACAATGGGCCGGGAATGCCAGAATCCGTAAGAGATCGAATCTTTGACCCGTTCTTTACTACGAAGGATGCCGGTAAAGGTACGGGGATTGGATTATCAATTAGCCGGCAAATTGTTGTGGAGAAACATGGCGGCGTGTTCAGGTGTACATCCCAATCGGGGCAAGGCACCCAGTTCTGGATAGAAATTCCGGTGCTACACACGCCAATGCTTTCTCAACAAAAAGTTGAATCCGTTTTTTAA
- a CDS encoding ATP-binding protein, translating into MNQVFMNILSNAIDSLETVSSQRRISIHTSLGDGGNAHQTRSVVIRICDNRPGMPAALRQRIFDPFFTTKQAKGATGMGLSISYQIVVENHGGTLKCVSDAGEGTEFWIEIPIDPK; encoded by the coding sequence ATGAATCAGGTATTTATGAATATTCTCAGCAATGCCATTGACTCATTGGAAACAGTCTCTTCCCAGCGCAGGATCTCAATTCACACGTCGCTAGGGGATGGGGGAAATGCTCACCAGACTCGCTCGGTTGTGATTCGCATTTGCGATAATCGCCCTGGAATGCCGGCAGCCTTGCGTCAGCGTATTTTTGATCCCTTTTTTACCACAAAACAAGCCAAGGGAGCAACGGGGATGGGGTTATCTATCAGCTATCAAATCGTTGTTGAGAACCACGGCGGCACCCTCAAATGTGTCTCTGATGCCGGCGAAGGGACAGAATTTTGGATTGAAATTCCTATCGACCCTAAATAA
- a CDS encoding ATP-binding protein yields MSGRQLETSQKVDLTNCDREPIQIPGAIQPHGVLFVLQEPNLEILQVSNNTLQFFNVPSQQLINQNLSFLLGKSQVEDLKKILSQPELKTVNPFKVSAILPYKTLYFDGIAHRVDGCVILELEPISYKPENSFFSFYNLVRDSSTKIQSASNLHNLCQIIVREVREISGFDRVMVYKFDEEGNGEIIAEDKQESLPPFLGLHYPVSDIPKQARLLYCSNWLRLIANVNYSPAEIIPKNNPITKNPLDLSYSVLRSVSPIHIEYLNNMGVSASMSISLMKGQKLWGLIACHHQSPKYVCYEVRKACEFLGQVMSLDLSAKEENEDYDYKIALKSITAKLIERMSLESKFVEGLCNEESPNLLDLVSAQGAAVCLGGECRLMGETPAAEELNRLLAWLPKNFTEEIIYTDSLAQVYPEAEAFKDTASGLLAISISQTQNNYVLWFRPEEIQTVNWAGNPSKAVEVANDGTLRLSPRGSFKLWQETVKFKSLPWKKCEIEAALELRNGMIKIVLRKADELAKLNEALQESESKEREKANQLEITLDELKRTQTQLVQTEKMSSLGQLVAGVAHEINNPVNFIYGNLTHADKYTQDLVELLNLYTKHYPQSVPEIQEESELRDLKFVIEDLPKLLKSMKVGAERIRSIVQSLRTFSRVDEAEMKPVNIHDGLDSTLLILSNRLKPKPDRPNIQIIKEYGELPLIDCYAGQLNQVFMNVLANAIDALEEYDKHRSLAQMRANPSQITISTSLLTANPRKGSEEKSKFVAIRIADNGPGVPEELQHQVFDPFFTTKAVGKGTGIGLAISYQIVVEKHGGNFKCVSQPNKGTEFWIEIPLK; encoded by the coding sequence ATGAGTGGCCGCCAACTTGAAACCTCACAAAAAGTTGATTTAACGAATTGTGATAGAGAACCCATTCAAATTCCGGGAGCTATTCAGCCTCATGGGGTTCTTTTTGTCTTACAAGAACCCAATTTAGAAATCTTACAAGTTAGCAATAATACTTTACAATTTTTCAACGTTCCCAGTCAGCAATTAATTAATCAAAATTTAAGCTTTTTATTAGGTAAATCTCAAGTAGAAGATTTAAAAAAAATCTTATCTCAGCCCGAATTAAAAACAGTCAATCCCTTTAAAGTATCAGCTATTCTTCCCTATAAAACTCTGTATTTTGATGGCATCGCTCATCGGGTAGATGGTTGTGTAATTCTTGAATTGGAGCCAATTTCCTATAAACCAGAAAATAGTTTTTTTAGTTTTTATAATTTGGTCAGAGACTCATCAACTAAAATTCAAAGCGCGTCAAATCTGCATAACCTGTGCCAAATCATTGTCAGAGAAGTGCGAGAAATTAGCGGGTTTGACCGAGTCATGGTCTATAAATTCGATGAAGAAGGAAATGGCGAAATCATTGCTGAAGATAAACAAGAGAGCTTGCCTCCTTTTTTAGGGTTGCACTACCCGGTATCTGATATTCCCAAACAAGCCAGACTTCTCTATTGTTCCAACTGGCTAAGATTAATCGCAAATGTAAATTATTCGCCGGCGGAAATTATTCCCAAAAATAATCCGATTACTAAAAACCCCCTTGATTTAAGCTATTCTGTTCTCAGAAGCGTTTCGCCCATTCATATAGAGTATTTGAACAATATGGGCGTTAGCGCTTCCATGTCTATATCCTTAATGAAAGGGCAGAAACTCTGGGGACTGATTGCGTGTCATCATCAATCACCTAAGTACGTTTGTTATGAGGTGCGGAAAGCTTGTGAGTTTCTAGGACAAGTGATGTCTTTAGATTTATCAGCTAAAGAAGAAAATGAAGATTACGATTATAAAATAGCCTTAAAATCGATCACTGCGAAGCTGATTGAGAGGATGTCCCTTGAAAGTAAGTTTGTTGAGGGATTGTGTAACGAAGAATCTCCAAATTTGCTGGACTTAGTGAGCGCTCAAGGCGCTGCTGTATGTTTGGGGGGTGAATGCAGGCTCATGGGTGAAACGCCGGCAGCAGAGGAGCTCAATCGCTTGCTCGCTTGGCTGCCAAAAAACTTTACTGAAGAAATTATTTATACAGATTCTTTAGCCCAAGTTTATCCAGAAGCAGAAGCGTTTAAAGACACAGCGAGTGGGTTACTGGCGATTTCTATTTCTCAGACACAAAATAATTACGTCCTCTGGTTTCGACCGGAAGAAATTCAAACTGTAAATTGGGCCGGCAATCCCAGCAAAGCAGTTGAAGTGGCAAATGATGGAACATTGCGCCTCTCGCCTAGGGGATCGTTTAAGCTGTGGCAAGAAACGGTTAAATTCAAATCTTTACCGTGGAAAAAGTGTGAAATTGAGGCGGCACTAGAACTTAGAAACGGCATGATTAAAATTGTGCTACGCAAAGCCGATGAACTTGCAAAATTAAATGAAGCTTTGCAAGAATCAGAATCAAAAGAGCGAGAAAAAGCGAACCAGTTAGAAATTACTTTAGATGAACTGAAACGTACTCAAACTCAACTGGTTCAAACTGAAAAAATGTCTTCTCTCGGCCAACTGGTAGCCGGTGTGGCGCATGAAATCAATAACCCGGTTAACTTTATCTACGGAAATCTGACTCATGCAGATAAATACACCCAAGACTTGGTCGAGCTTTTAAATCTTTATACAAAACACTATCCCCAATCGGTGCCTGAAATTCAGGAGGAAAGTGAACTCCGGGATTTAAAGTTTGTGATTGAAGACCTACCCAAACTGTTAAAATCGATGAAAGTGGGGGCTGAACGCATCCGCTCGATTGTGCAGTCCCTGAGAACATTTTCCCGCGTTGATGAAGCCGAAATGAAGCCGGTGAATATTCACGATGGGTTAGATAGTACGCTGCTAATTTTGAGCAACCGGCTCAAACCGAAACCAGACCGGCCTAACATTCAGATCATTAAAGAATATGGCGAACTGCCACTGATAGACTGTTATGCCGGCCAGCTAAACCAAGTATTTATGAATGTTTTAGCCAATGCAATTGACGCCTTAGAAGAGTATGATAAACATCGCTCACTGGCGCAGATGCGAGCAAATCCAAGTCAAATTACAATTAGCACTTCTCTACTAACTGCAAATCCCAGAAAGGGAAGTGAGGAAAAGTCCAAATTTGTGGCGATCCGAATTGCCGACAATGGCCCTGGTGTTCCTGAAGAATTACAGCATCAAGTGTTCGATCCTTTCTTCACCACAAAAGCAGTTGGTAAAGGCACGGGAATTGGCTTAGCAATTAGCTATCAAATTGTTGTGGAAAAACACGGCGGGAATTTTAAATGTGTTTCCCAACCCAACAAGGGAACAGAATTTTGGATTGAAATTCCCCTGAAATAA
- a CDS encoding peptidase C14, with product MVKNQACIAIGINQYQFFQPLSYAQQDAQALGNFLVGEARLPAERCVLLTDTSPPADEHSTYPSKENILAWLDRQCREQVQPGDLLWCFFSGYGMSWEGQDFLMPAEGDPTDIPTTGIPMRELFATLKAAPAEMVLVVLDMNRASSMRSNDAIGTETVELAKRLEIPTLLSCRPGQFSREVSALHHGLFTAALLEGLRYNRCVDLDSLERYLNHRLPELSEHHWLPVQEPLMVVNPREKIHQVIWPQNDAVTASKAAASGFSSSSEPHLGNGFVTPSVEYSPLSGNGFNGSRHEPGNFALPPDVPLKSAGAGSEMGKPAAEPADTAPVLSDNSSETPKSQEPVSSQKWLLWGGAAAFVLLLGVAVSRVAIVNLSTPETSSMVAGSDQANQPAAAPKETSSAAQKPQAAAPPAQPVPSQTLLDKAILTIQPVQASHFSSAIVTAGQIPPSDPLYAEAQQNIERWGGVILDIALGRAKQGNFQGAIAAAKLVPQDRPELNAQAQKLIGQWQQLFKMQQANQKLLTTAAGSIRRGQLDSYTLAIATAGQIPAGQPKYGEAQKLIARWSAAIFNEIALYRAARGRFSAAIEAANLVPASTPTYAKAQKAITQWKQKVKR from the coding sequence GTGGTGAAAAATCAGGCTTGCATCGCAATTGGTATTAACCAATATCAGTTCTTCCAGCCTTTAAGCTACGCCCAGCAGGATGCACAGGCGTTAGGAAATTTCTTGGTGGGTGAAGCTCGTTTGCCGGCAGAGCGGTGTGTGTTGCTCACAGACACTTCGCCACCGGCAGATGAACACTCAACCTATCCGAGTAAAGAAAATATTCTGGCATGGCTGGATCGGCAGTGTCGGGAGCAAGTGCAACCGGGTGATTTATTGTGGTGCTTTTTCAGCGGCTATGGGATGAGCTGGGAAGGTCAAGATTTCTTGATGCCAGCAGAAGGCGACCCCACGGATATCCCCACCACTGGCATCCCCATGCGAGAGCTGTTCGCCACGCTAAAGGCAGCGCCGGCAGAGATGGTATTGGTGGTGCTGGATATGAACCGCGCTTCCAGTATGCGAAGCAATGATGCCATCGGCACTGAGACGGTGGAATTGGCCAAACGCTTGGAAATTCCGACGCTGCTTTCTTGCCGGCCTGGTCAATTTTCCCGCGAAGTGAGTGCGCTGCATCACGGCTTGTTTACCGCAGCGCTTCTAGAAGGTTTGCGCTATAACCGCTGCGTCGATCTCGACAGTTTGGAACGCTATCTCAACCACCGCTTGCCAGAATTGAGTGAACACCACTGGCTGCCGGTGCAGGAACCGCTGATGGTGGTCAACCCGCGTGAAAAAATCCACCAGGTAATTTGGCCGCAAAATGACGCTGTCACCGCCAGTAAGGCCGCCGCCAGCGGGTTTTCATCTTCCAGCGAACCCCACCTCGGCAATGGCTTTGTGACGCCTTCGGTGGAGTATTCCCCACTTAGCGGCAATGGGTTTAATGGGAGTCGTCACGAACCGGGTAATTTTGCGCTGCCGCCGGATGTTCCCTTAAAATCTGCTGGTGCGGGTTCGGAGATGGGAAAACCGGCTGCTGAGCCGGCTGATACTGCACCCGTACTATCGGACAATTCCTCGGAAACTCCCAAATCTCAAGAGCCGGTGTCGTCCCAAAAATGGTTGCTGTGGGGAGGTGCGGCGGCGTTTGTGTTGCTGTTGGGTGTGGCGGTGAGTCGGGTGGCAATTGTGAACCTATCAACACCGGAGACTAGCTCAATGGTGGCCGGCAGCGATCAAGCAAACCAGCCGGCAGCCGCGCCGAAAGAGACCTCTTCCGCTGCTCAAAAGCCGCAGGCGGCAGCGCCACCCGCTCAGCCGGTGCCAAGTCAAACGCTTCTCGATAAGGCAATTCTGACCATTCAGCCGGTTCAAGCCTCGCATTTTAGTTCGGCGATCGTCACTGCCGGCCAGATACCCCCCAGTGATCCACTCTACGCGGAAGCGCAGCAGAATATTGAGCGCTGGGGTGGGGTGATTTTGGATATTGCCCTCGGACGCGCTAAGCAGGGAAACTTTCAGGGAGCGATCGCAGCAGCTAAGCTTGTGCCGCAAGATCGGCCAGAATTAAACGCTCAAGCGCAAAAGCTGATCGGTCAATGGCAACAGCTATTTAAAATGCAGCAGGCAAATCAGAAGTTGCTGACTACGGCTGCCGGCTCGATCCGTCGGGGACAGCTTGATTCTTACACCCTGGCGATCGCCACTGCCGGTCAAATTCCTGCCGGCCAACCGAAATACGGGGAAGCTCAGAAATTAATCGCGCGGTGGAGTGCAGCGATCTTTAATGAAATTGCCCTGTATCGAGCGGCACGGGGTCGATTCAGCGCGGCGATTGAAGCTGCCAATTTAGTGCCGGCTTCTACCCCAACTTATGCGAAAGCTCAGAAAGCGATCACCCAGTGGAAACAAAAAGTGAAGCGATAA
- a CDS encoding V4R domain-containing protein yields MATPANREFALTPASSAPQTSGQKHSQKGKYPKKHNHYGFQDFFQMQPQSGIITDWNDSRNIFTSEDFIIGLQEGLEEEVGNASGVIMYTIGCEWGAKDAVVFREWFEKEFERDIHSSNLMFLLETWWWPFTAQGWGRWEVDMSDRKQGFIFINLFDSAVARTLGDVGKPVCYLYAGLFAGFFSSLVKKPLNCIEIQCYSMGETYCKFLLGNKDRIDAASFWLNEGATARDIQKRLLDGERLK; encoded by the coding sequence ATGGCCACCCCCGCTAACAGGGAGTTTGCGCTCACACCCGCCTCATCCGCGCCCCAGACATCTGGCCAAAAACACTCCCAGAAAGGCAAGTATCCTAAAAAACATAACCATTATGGGTTTCAGGATTTTTTTCAGATGCAGCCCCAATCTGGCATCATTACTGACTGGAATGACAGCCGAAATATTTTCACCAGTGAAGACTTTATTATCGGCTTGCAAGAAGGTTTAGAAGAAGAAGTGGGCAACGCTTCTGGCGTCATCATGTACACCATTGGTTGCGAATGGGGAGCCAAGGATGCCGTCGTTTTTCGAGAGTGGTTTGAAAAGGAATTTGAACGAGATATCCACAGTTCTAATTTAATGTTTTTGTTAGAAACTTGGTGGTGGCCTTTCACGGCTCAGGGATGGGGTCGGTGGGAGGTAGACATGAGTGATCGCAAGCAGGGATTTATCTTTATTAATCTTTTTGATTCAGCGGTGGCTCGCACATTAGGAGATGTCGGTAAACCCGTTTGTTATCTTTATGCCGGCCTGTTTGCCGGTTTCTTTAGCAGTCTGGTAAAAAAACCTCTCAACTGCATTGAAATTCAGTGTTATTCAATGGGAGAAACCTACTGTAAGTTTTTGCTAGGAAATAAAGATCGAATTGATGCCGCATCTTTCTGGCTGAATGAAGGAGCTACTGCCCGCGATATTCAGAAGCGTTTGCTGGATGGAGAGAGACTAAAATGA
- a CDS encoding phycobilisome protein — protein sequence MHPKIEALLDQAESRYLKPEELDSFKHYAISLAQSLKTYELLREQEVAIFQPVADQLIKAFPDTNQEILERSLKNWLLILRHCAMAMLLNDRDFLQQNLLDWLKGLVQTHQRMAVETKLYQLLQERLTGLLSPQALALLQPYLTQAQTALLQGTES from the coding sequence ATGCATCCCAAGATTGAAGCTTTACTTGACCAGGCAGAAAGCCGATACTTAAAGCCAGAAGAACTTGACAGCTTTAAGCATTATGCAATTTCCCTCGCTCAAAGCTTAAAAACTTATGAACTCCTGCGAGAGCAAGAAGTCGCCATTTTCCAACCCGTTGCCGATCAACTAATCAAAGCATTTCCCGATACTAACCAAGAAATCTTAGAGCGATCCTTAAAGAATTGGCTGCTAATCTTGCGTCACTGTGCGATGGCAATGCTTTTGAATGACCGAGATTTTTTACAACAAAATCTGCTTGACTGGCTCAAAGGCTTAGTGCAAACTCACCAAAGGATGGCCGTTGAAACAAAGCTCTATCAACTGCTACAAGAGCGTTTGACGGGATTGCTATCTCCCCAGGCACTAGCTTTGTTGCAGCCGTATTTAACCCAAGCTCAGACCGCCCTTTTACAGGGTACAGAGTCTTGA
- a CDS encoding V4R domain-containing protein, with the protein MIAIADLLESKRLPGNYFAPATYIRGDLELGLLENRRGDRFLALPDTLIKAIYQGLEQETGQAARLVLFNCGRWWGKNFYVRFCEEVSEYYGKPLAEMEMVEFLQCFQQCWKTLGWGTFEFDQTYYQQGFLEVRISNSPFAESAPKTDRPACFLEAGILSAFFSQLTSRDIHALQTTCESMGAETNRFIIGLTERLKPAEAWVAEGHNHDKILALLCD; encoded by the coding sequence ATGATTGCGATCGCTGATTTACTTGAGTCCAAACGCCTCCCTGGAAATTACTTTGCCCCCGCTACCTATATTCGCGGCGATCTTGAGCTGGGTTTGTTAGAAAATCGTCGAGGCGATCGTTTCCTAGCTTTACCAGATACTTTAATAAAGGCAATTTACCAAGGTCTTGAACAAGAAACCGGCCAAGCCGCACGCTTGGTGCTGTTTAACTGTGGTCGCTGGTGGGGCAAAAACTTCTACGTTCGTTTTTGTGAAGAAGTCAGTGAATACTACGGCAAGCCTTTAGCTGAAATGGAAATGGTTGAATTTCTTCAATGCTTCCAACAGTGCTGGAAAACCCTGGGTTGGGGAACGTTTGAATTTGACCAAACCTATTATCAGCAGGGATTTCTAGAAGTGAGAATTAGTAACTCTCCTTTTGCGGAAAGCGCACCCAAAACCGATCGTCCCGCGTGTTTTTTAGAAGCCGGCATCTTAAGTGCCTTTTTCAGTCAGCTCACAAGTCGAGATATCCACGCCTTACAAACAACCTGCGAATCAATGGGTGCAGAAACCAATCGATTTATTATTGGCTTAACAGAACGTCTCAAGCCGGCAGAAGCTTGGGTTGCAGAAGGGCACAATCACGACAAAATCCTGGCTCTTTTGTGCGACTGA
- a CDS encoding phycobilisome protein, producing the protein MLSKLTRLSVAADGRYATAAELQFLKDYFKTFNLRLNAYKKIQAAEAEILRKVQAKVLSIDPNLFRSGSEDATAKWRLDTVRVLRYTSAALLTNDIDRLRNGFILWFHSILRALEADRSANITYQVMLEVIKQYLTPEEAAIFSPIWELHRLKK; encoded by the coding sequence ATGTTAAGCAAACTGACCCGCTTGAGTGTGGCAGCGGATGGTCGTTATGCTACGGCTGCTGAATTGCAGTTTTTGAAAGATTATTTTAAGACGTTTAATTTGCGCTTAAATGCTTACAAAAAAATTCAAGCGGCTGAAGCAGAAATTCTTCGGAAAGTACAAGCAAAAGTTCTGTCAATTGACCCAAATTTATTTCGCAGTGGTTCCGAGGATGCGACGGCTAAATGGCGACTCGACACGGTGCGGGTTTTGCGATACACGTCTGCTGCTTTGTTAACCAATGATATCGACCGGCTGCGGAACGGCTTTATTCTTTGGTTCCACTCTATTCTGCGTGCGCTGGAGGCGGATCGCAGTGCGAATATTACTTATCAAGTGATGCTTGAGGTGATTAAGCAGTATTTAACGCCTGAAGAAGCGGCGATTTTTTCTCCTATTTGGGAATTACACCGGCTCAAAAAATAA
- a CDS encoding 2Fe-2S iron-sulfur cluster-binding protein gives MVKTIRLDPLAYEAAVQTNTNILSALLAHELNVLKECGGRGMCATCHVFIKQGMDSLSPMNRREQRTLEIITRSQTNSRLACQARVMDEGVVVEVPTGMYINAIQDVNALIGRRAEQDLLHPITGQVVVEAGKLITRSIITQLEETRFQVGEYLVHTRDA, from the coding sequence ATGGTCAAGACGATTCGCTTAGATCCCCTTGCCTACGAAGCCGCAGTTCAAACCAATACCAACATCCTCTCAGCATTGCTAGCGCACGAACTAAACGTGCTGAAAGAATGTGGGGGTCGGGGGATGTGTGCCACCTGCCATGTTTTCATCAAACAGGGGATGGACAGCCTCTCTCCCATGAACCGGCGGGAACAGCGAACCCTAGAAATTATTACCAGATCTCAAACAAACTCTCGCCTCGCCTGTCAGGCACGAGTCATGGATGAAGGGGTAGTTGTGGAAGTCCCCACGGGGATGTACATCAACGCAATTCAAGATGTTAACGCCCTCATTGGTCGCCGCGCCGAACAAGATTTGCTCCACCCGATTACCGGCCAGGTTGTTGTGGAAGCCGGCAAGTTAATTACTCGTTCCATCATTACCCAACTAGAAGAAACTCGCTTCCAAGTTGGGGAATATCTCGTTCACACGCGAGATGCTTAA
- a CDS encoding clan AA aspartic protease gives MVDRHAIVSLTFLLVNGATFPIEFVIDTGFTDHLCLPPEAVNLLRLPFLYNLPANLADNSSVFLPVHQATILWDRVERDVRVFATGRRPLIGTALLNEQELMIQFTEGGLVTIDEL, from the coding sequence GTGGTTGATAGGCACGCGATCGTCTCGTTGACATTTCTCTTGGTGAATGGCGCAACTTTCCCAATCGAGTTTGTTATAGATACAGGTTTTACGGATCACCTTTGCCTACCACCAGAAGCAGTAAACTTGCTGAGGCTTCCATTCCTATATAATCTGCCGGCAAACTTGGCAGATAACAGTTCAGTTTTTCTTCCCGTTCATCAAGCAACAATCCTTTGGGATAGAGTGGAACGAGATGTTCGTGTATTTGCTACTGGGCGACGACCTTTAATTGGTACTGCTCTGCTCAATGAACAAGAACTAATGATTCAGTTTACGGAAGGTGGGTTGGTGACGATCGACGAGTTGTAA